A section of the Bacteroidetes Order II. bacterium genome encodes:
- the dapB gene encoding 4-hydroxy-tetrahydrodipicolinate reductase: MKIALNGASGRMGQAIALLLKEGGTHDLVACFDAEAPLLTEHEMEVMNEADVVIDFSHPAVVMDHIHRYCLWGFDAVIGTTGWYNKMEQVRDWVEEGQIGLLYAPNFSMGVALLVKALNAVLPTLEHLNEFDAYVHEWHHTGKVDSPSGTALKLAQTILEGLSRKTHLSTEAQHGAIDPAALHVTSTRVGHVFGEHYAGFDSPYEQLLFRHEAKSRAVFAAGAIRAAEWLQGKSGLFTLQDVLGD; encoded by the coding sequence ATGAAAATTGCGCTCAATGGGGCCTCTGGACGTATGGGGCAAGCGATTGCTTTGCTGTTGAAAGAGGGTGGAACACATGACCTTGTGGCCTGCTTTGATGCGGAAGCCCCTTTGCTAACCGAGCACGAAATGGAGGTTATGAACGAGGCAGACGTAGTTATAGACTTCTCGCATCCTGCCGTAGTGATGGACCACATCCACCGTTACTGCCTTTGGGGGTTTGATGCCGTCATTGGCACAACGGGCTGGTACAACAAAATGGAACAGGTGAGAGATTGGGTAGAAGAAGGTCAAATAGGTCTCTTGTATGCCCCCAATTTTTCGATGGGGGTCGCCCTCTTGGTAAAAGCCCTGAATGCTGTTTTACCCACCTTAGAACACCTGAATGAATTTGATGCGTATGTACACGAGTGGCACCATACAGGAAAAGTGGATAGCCCTTCTGGAACCGCGCTTAAATTAGCCCAAACCATCTTAGAGGGCCTTTCCCGCAAAACACACCTGAGCACAGAAGCCCAGCATGGCGCAATAGACCCCGCAGCCCTGCATGTTACCTCGACGCGGGTGGGTCATGTTTTTGGGGAGCACTATGCGGGATTTGATAGCCCTTACGAGCAGTTACTGTTTCGGCACGAGGCAAAAAGTCGGGCGGTTTTTGCTGCCGGAGCGATCCGCGCCGCCGAGTGGTTACAAGGTAAATCTGGCTTATTCACCTTGCAGGACGTTTTGGGAGATTAA
- a CDS encoding DUF4359 domain-containing protein encodes MKLRYFFLIALFALVGYLAYTNPNEAEFRTFSRDMVEKFFRERTQLPDHSMSGLIQDLASVLAGQMAESLVQRENYFLFSFFTLEVPDAFAHHNWRFLGIGGYFIPLERPEFLENNPHLHP; translated from the coding sequence ATGAAACTCAGGTACTTTTTTTTAATCGCTTTATTCGCTCTTGTGGGCTATCTGGCCTATACCAACCCGAACGAAGCTGAATTTCGGACGTTTTCTCGGGATATGGTGGAAAAATTCTTCCGCGAACGTACCCAACTGCCGGACCACTCAATGAGTGGCCTGATTCAAGATCTAGCCAGTGTTTTGGCGGGTCAGATGGCTGAAAGTTTGGTACAACGGGAAAACTATTTTTTATTCAGTTTTTTCACCCTGGAAGTACCTGATGCCTTTGCCCATCATAATTGGCGATTTTTGGGGATTGGTGGGTATTTCATTCCACTTGAAAGGCCGGAATTTCTCGAAAATAACCCACATTTACACCCTTAA
- a CDS encoding TIGR00159 family protein, with protein sequence MTLFEIYFLRVTLIDVLDVGIVALLIYTVYRVMQRTIAIQVFVGLIVLYFFDVLVTAADMTMLRFLFRTLSEVFVVGIIVLFQPELRRLLLMLGQTTGLQRFFRPPDQSKIVEDVLTAVADMSQKKTGALIVFRRSTPLDTYIETGTLLQSQVNPDLLIAVFQKNSPLHDGAMIIQSGRIEAVRCILPVSASRELSPNLGLRHRSAMGLCEQSDAFIIVVSEERGKISTAHNGKLMTNLSLIELRNQLHKAISLDPDRISDETRTMDEGTPAKMTAKKRAKRGIGSTHQEPEPPTVL encoded by the coding sequence ATGACCTTGTTCGAGATATATTTTTTACGCGTAACCCTCATAGACGTTCTGGATGTGGGCATAGTGGCTTTGCTCATTTATACCGTTTATCGGGTGATGCAACGAACCATTGCCATTCAGGTATTTGTGGGCCTTATCGTACTGTATTTTTTTGATGTATTGGTAACAGCGGCAGACATGACCATGCTCCGGTTCTTATTCCGAACCCTAAGTGAGGTTTTTGTGGTGGGTATTATTGTGTTGTTCCAGCCGGAGTTGCGTCGGCTATTGCTAATGCTGGGGCAAACAACGGGGCTTCAGCGCTTTTTTCGTCCTCCAGACCAAAGTAAAATCGTGGAAGATGTATTGACAGCCGTTGCCGATATGTCTCAAAAAAAAACGGGTGCTCTTATTGTATTCCGACGTTCTACCCCATTAGACACCTACATTGAAACAGGAACGCTTTTGCAGTCGCAGGTAAATCCCGATTTACTGATTGCGGTCTTTCAGAAAAACAGCCCGTTGCACGACGGCGCCATGATCATCCAGTCTGGTCGTATCGAGGCGGTACGTTGTATTTTGCCTGTTTCGGCAAGCAGAGAACTAAGCCCCAATCTGGGGCTACGCCATCGGTCTGCTATGGGACTTTGTGAACAGAGTGATGCGTTTATCATTGTTGTCTCGGAAGAACGGGGAAAAATCTCGACCGCGCACAACGGCAAACTCATGACCAATTTATCTTTGATTGAATTACGCAACCAGTTACATAAGGCCATTTCTTTGGACCCTGACCGGATTTCTGACGAAACACGAACCATGGACGAAGGCACCCCAGCCAAAATGACTGCTAAAAAACGGGCCAAAAGAGGGATTGGATCAACCCATCAGGAACCAGAGCCTCCCACCGTTCTATAA